The following are encoded together in the Daucus carota subsp. sativus chromosome 5, DH1 v3.0, whole genome shotgun sequence genome:
- the LOC108221706 gene encoding protein MAIN-LIKE 1-like, with the protein MDFNAIIRDQGPHDPSLLHLQATHRSRSVWRTGVAPLQYFRRRDANQSDLNIDVRLIPILQAAGFYGVARVSTLQLDWSLLGALVERWRPETHSFHLPMGECTITLQDVGVLLGLPIDGEPVMCPVGPPPGQRWETIVGEIFGQIPPPEAFNNSRLRLTWVESLTPARLHDDAGVEEIRLHARCYLLQLFGGSLFTDHSGGLIHSSWVHFVRDLEALGGYA; encoded by the exons ATGGATTTCAAT GCTATTATTAGAGACCAGGGACCTCATGATCCTAGCCTTCTTCACTTACAGGCCACTCATAGGTCTCGTTCTGTCTGGAGAACTGGTGTTGCGCCCTTGCAGTATTTCAGACGTCGTGATGCCAACCAGTCTGATTTGAACATTGATGTTCGATTGATCCCCATTCTGCAGGCAGCCGGTTTTTATGGGGTAGCTCGGGTATCCACTCTTCAGCTTGATTGGAGTTTGCTTGGTGCTCTGGTAGAGAGATGGCGACCAGAGACACATTCATTCCACCTGCCGATGGGAGAGTGTACTATTACACTGCAGGATGTTGGTGTCTTGCTCGGGTTACCCATTGACGGAGAGCCCGTTATGTGTCCTGTAGGCCCTCCACCTGGACAGAGATGGGAGACCATCGTTGGTGAGATATTTGGACAGATTCCTCCACCCGAGGCTTTCAATAACTCGAGGCTACGGCTCACATGGGTAGAGAGTCTCACTCCAGCGAGATTACATGATGATGCAGGCGTTGAGGAGATCAGGCTTCACGCCAGGTGTTACTTGCTACAGTTGTTTGGGGGGTCACTGTTCACCGACCATTCTGGTGGACTTATACACTCCTCGTGGGTTCATTTTGTTCGTGACCTGGAGGCGCTCGGAGGCTATGCATGA